In one window of Prevotella fusca JCM 17724 DNA:
- a CDS encoding HAD family hydrolase: MTEISLIAFDADDTLWGSQTYFNTVEKVYCEILAPYASADEVSHALRITEKANMPLLGYGSKAFMLSLIENAVKVSHGKIKGYDIGQIIDVSKELLRLPGRPFDGVKVTLAKLRDTGRYRMIVFTKGELLDQENKFKRSGLCPYFDDIVIESDKTPDAYQRLCRQFGVKAGQLLTVGDSFSEDVAPALKMGGWGVHIPYYYIGSEDDMYQNNAHPHLLRIAKFAELTKYLCPVPRFVDESQVS; the protein is encoded by the coding sequence ATGACGGAGATTTCACTTATAGCATTTGATGCTGACGATACACTGTGGGGTAGTCAGACCTACTTTAACACGGTGGAGAAAGTGTACTGTGAGATTCTTGCCCCGTATGCTTCGGCTGATGAGGTGTCACATGCTCTCCGCATCACTGAAAAGGCCAACATGCCACTCCTTGGTTATGGAAGCAAGGCTTTCATGTTATCACTAATAGAGAATGCTGTCAAAGTCAGTCACGGAAAGATAAAGGGCTATGACATTGGGCAGATTATTGATGTGAGCAAAGAACTGCTACGATTACCTGGACGTCCGTTCGACGGTGTGAAAGTAACGCTGGCGAAACTACGTGACACAGGCAGGTATCGTATGATTGTATTCACAAAGGGAGAACTGCTTGACCAGGAGAATAAGTTTAAGCGTTCGGGACTGTGTCCCTATTTTGATGATATTGTCATCGAGTCAGATAAGACACCTGATGCTTACCAACGACTTTGCAGACAGTTTGGCGTAAAGGCAGGACAGCTGCTGACCGTTGGTGACTCCTTCTCAGAGGATGTGGCTCCAGCACTCAAGATGGGAGGATGGGGCGTTCACATACCTTATTATTATATAGGAAGTGAAGACGACATGTATCAAAACAATGCACATCCACACCTGTTGCGTATTGCTAAATTCGCAGAACTCACTAAATATCTGTGCCCTGTCCCACGGTTTGTGGATGAGAGCCAAGTGTCGTGA
- a CDS encoding OsmC family protein: MTITKAVYQGKGRVEATHQRSEVTVRTDAGKAFGGLGENQAPVELLGNSLAACVLTIMGLQAERGGVDFSGCYAEVGECEEDMDKFTVTRIPITFHLKASFDEKQRKKFEYIAHKTCFVGNTLTAEKVFDFVYE; encoded by the coding sequence ATGACAATTACAAAAGCTGTTTATCAGGGAAAAGGACGTGTTGAAGCAACACATCAGAGATCAGAAGTTACAGTGAGAACCGATGCAGGCAAGGCTTTTGGCGGACTGGGCGAGAACCAGGCTCCTGTGGAGCTGTTAGGTAATTCGCTGGCTGCATGTGTGTTGACTATCATGGGCTTGCAGGCTGAACGTGGAGGTGTTGACTTCTCAGGCTGCTATGCTGAAGTGGGCGAGTGTGAAGAAGATATGGATAAATTCACAGTTACTCGTATCCCAATCACCTTCCACCTCAAGGCTTCTTTCGATGAGAAACAGCGCAAGAAGTTTGAGTATATAGCTCATAAGACTTGTTTTGTAGGCAATACGCTGACAGCCGAGAAGGTGTTTGACTTTGTGTATGAGTAA
- a CDS encoding leucine-rich repeat protein encodes MKHLLLLMFACTTIAVNAQEKFTVGNLTYTVTSPTTVEVTKLDSKVKDAVEIPEKVTNTDAKQYTVTSIGEEACKWSDAVSITLPETVDSIKNSAFSGCKITSITFPKNLRYIGSYAFSSTKLTSIDVPATVEEINDHAFFGSSSNPSLASVKLHEGLKKIGDGAFYSSALTEIEIPASVTTLGKSVFLRNRLLKKVVFHDGLLSIGQGAFNDCRALTEFTLPNTLKKIEEEAFLNAKAIKSLNIPKSLETIGSCAFASTNLTTITLDADNKNFVLKDGVLYTKDYKVLQLAPLKGLKNYQVESACLGIAGGTFWGSELESITLSDNIVAIGYGAFLGSQLKSINWPKYLSYIEEQAFANTQFTELTLPSSVYYIADGCFASCKKLTKVTMPSGVMQVYAHAFHNCELLTQFVAKGSTAPEFMSYYESYDAPFYGIASPATLIVPKGAIKSYTDAGWGDFFNIDESETASLTVKSVTPEKESNLDKNAQFSFSITFNENLQLVNKNPEVQIRQDYIYSAVYITPTGTPRWTARLDGNNTLTIFGNDSDGFLDSFTAKEGKTYYVTIPAGVVKDNTGAVNDQMTITYYGPKTSTGIETLKGETSSNSKVVARYNLNGQAVNATQKGVQIVKYADGTIRKIVVK; translated from the coding sequence ATGAAACACCTTTTACTATTGATGTTTGCATGTACCACCATAGCGGTAAATGCACAGGAAAAATTCACAGTAGGTAATCTTACCTATACTGTAACAAGCCCGACAACCGTGGAAGTCACGAAACTGGATAGCAAAGTAAAGGATGCTGTCGAGATTCCAGAGAAAGTTACGAACACTGATGCGAAGCAATACACTGTTACTTCTATCGGTGAAGAAGCCTGCAAGTGGTCGGATGCTGTATCCATAACACTCCCGGAAACAGTTGATTCCATCAAGAACTCTGCCTTTTCCGGCTGTAAGATTACAAGCATCACATTCCCAAAGAACCTGCGCTATATCGGCTCATACGCATTCAGTTCAACAAAGCTGACAAGCATTGATGTCCCTGCAACAGTAGAAGAAATCAATGACCACGCTTTCTTTGGTTCCAGCAGTAACCCGTCACTTGCTTCTGTCAAGCTGCATGAAGGACTGAAAAAAATTGGGGATGGTGCTTTCTATTCCAGTGCGCTTACTGAAATTGAGATACCTGCATCAGTTACGACATTGGGAAAATCAGTTTTCCTACGTAACAGATTACTCAAGAAAGTTGTTTTCCATGATGGTCTTTTATCCATCGGACAAGGTGCCTTCAATGACTGTCGGGCGTTGACAGAATTCACCTTGCCGAACACCTTGAAGAAGATAGAAGAAGAGGCTTTCCTCAATGCTAAAGCTATCAAAAGTCTGAATATTCCGAAATCATTGGAGACTATCGGTAGCTGTGCCTTTGCAAGCACGAACCTGACAACCATCACCCTCGATGCAGACAATAAGAACTTTGTTCTGAAAGATGGCGTTCTCTACACCAAGGACTATAAAGTCTTACAGCTGGCACCTCTGAAAGGTCTCAAGAATTATCAGGTGGAAAGCGCATGCCTGGGTATTGCAGGCGGAACTTTCTGGGGAAGTGAACTGGAGAGCATCACACTTTCAGACAACATTGTAGCTATTGGCTATGGTGCCTTCCTTGGCTCACAGCTTAAGAGTATCAACTGGCCGAAGTATTTGAGCTATATTGAAGAGCAGGCATTTGCCAACACACAGTTCACTGAACTGACATTGCCTTCATCCGTATATTACATTGCTGATGGTTGTTTTGCAAGCTGCAAGAAACTCACGAAGGTAACAATGCCTTCCGGTGTAATGCAGGTATATGCACATGCTTTCCACAACTGCGAGCTACTGACTCAATTTGTTGCCAAGGGAAGTACTGCACCGGAATTCATGTCCTATTATGAGTCCTATGACGCTCCATTCTACGGCATAGCATCTCCTGCAACACTTATTGTTCCGAAGGGTGCAATAAAGTCGTACACAGATGCAGGCTGGGGAGACTTCTTCAACATAGATGAAAGCGAAACAGCCTCATTGACAGTAAAGAGTGTTACACCAGAGAAGGAATCAAACCTGGACAAGAATGCACAATTCTCATTCAGCATTACCTTCAACGAGAATTTACAATTAGTAAATAAGAACCCAGAGGTTCAAATCCGACAGGACTACATCTACAGTGCTGTCTATATCACCCCTACTGGAACACCTCGGTGGACAGCACGTCTTGACGGGAACAATACGCTCACCATCTTCGGTAATGACAGTGACGGTTTCCTCGATTCATTCACAGCAAAGGAAGGTAAGACCTACTATGTGACTATCCCTGCCGGTGTCGTAAAGGACAACACCGGCGCAGTAAACGACCAGATGACTATCACCTACTATGGTCCTAAAACCTCAACAGGTATAGAGACACTGAAGGGTGAGACCTCATCCAACAGTAAGGTTGTTGCACGATACAACCTCAACGGTCAGGCTGTCAACGCTACACAGAAGGGTGTCCAGATTGTGAAGTACGCTGATGGTACGATACGCAAGATTGTTGTCAAGTAA
- a CDS encoding nucleotidyltransferase family protein codes for MLGVIADSLIRNNVHLEREDVLKLLAIRSRIAASNKAVNKELVSLCGIFDDNGINAIVVKGQTIGRYYPNPLARTPGDIDFYCDKDNLLKVMSALERTWGVHTEGKPTEQHYDLVHNSIILELHHCLMRFASVKSQKIWNEIFQSLTPTYVEVDGCSVPTLEPTLNVLYTFLHLYHHLIELGVGLRQFSDVAILLKTHHDVIDKKQLYDWLDALDFRKAFEAVQLILVKVLGMDEKYVLSPLSFDRESLQAMNQFMDVVWFGGNFGFHGHNRSFRFKAQYFLVTTYRKLQLYYRFYRFSPREIKASVFSSIPRKALLALKGDLNGIT; via the coding sequence ATGTTGGGTGTGATTGCCGATAGTCTGATTCGGAACAATGTTCATTTGGAACGGGAAGATGTCTTGAAATTGCTGGCTATACGAAGCAGGATAGCAGCGTCTAACAAGGCGGTTAATAAGGAGTTGGTCTCTTTGTGTGGTATATTTGATGATAATGGGATAAATGCCATTGTTGTAAAGGGGCAGACAATAGGACGTTATTATCCCAATCCCCTTGCACGGACACCAGGCGACATTGATTTCTACTGTGATAAAGATAATCTTCTGAAGGTTATGTCTGCACTGGAACGTACATGGGGAGTTCATACTGAGGGTAAGCCCACAGAACAGCATTATGACCTGGTGCATAATTCCATCATTCTGGAATTGCACCATTGTCTGATGAGATTTGCCAGTGTTAAATCCCAGAAGATATGGAATGAAATATTCCAGTCTCTTACACCTACATACGTAGAAGTGGATGGTTGTTCTGTTCCAACATTAGAACCCACTTTAAATGTTTTATATACTTTTCTGCATCTCTATCATCATCTGATTGAGTTAGGCGTGGGATTGCGACAGTTCTCAGATGTCGCAATTCTCTTGAAAACACATCATGATGTCATTGACAAGAAGCAGTTATATGACTGGTTGGATGCTTTGGATTTCAGAAAGGCGTTTGAGGCTGTTCAGTTGATACTGGTAAAGGTCTTAGGCATGGATGAGAAGTATGTATTATCGCCTTTGTCCTTTGATAGAGAGTCTTTGCAGGCAATGAACCAGTTTATGGATGTTGTATGGTTCGGTGGCAACTTTGGGTTTCATGGCCACAATCGTAGTTTTAGATTCAAAGCTCAGTATTTCTTAGTTACAACTTATAGAAAGTTACAGCTTTACTACCGCTTCTATCGTTTCTCACCCCGTGAAATCAAGGCTTCAGTCTTTTCATCCATTCCACGCAAAGCCCTTTTGGCATTAAAAGGAGATTTGAATGGAATCACATAA
- a CDS encoding polysaccharide biosynthesis protein, with translation MKVFDKILNWYFSMNALPYWVILLIDIIICYFSGIFVFWLYYHGAVAFNNIALLSKTILMYMVFNLIGFRIFRTYSGIIRYSSFVDLQRVVLAMFLSLVIAEVMHYFVYNLEMHFVRLQGRQIAAMYLVATIGMMAFRILTKSVYDVLFNTDKGIRTLVYGVKDGGVGLAKSIRSTKPCKFLLKGFISHEPSIKGRMLMGENVYLVDDSLADRIKSLKIKAVLVSPLQNERFRNDAKLQDILLSLGVQIFMSSAEKEWSQEDDYSKVQLKEISIEDLLPRDQINVDMDSIGNLLRGKRIMITGSAGSIGSEIVRQVAVYNPAELILIDQAETPQHNIRLMMQFEWPDIKAHTIVASISNKERMDNIFETYNPDYVFHAAAYKHVPMMENNPSESIQNNVWGTKVIADLSVKYGVKKFVMVSTDKAVNPTNVMGCSKRICEIYCQSLNKKINEQADGKPVTQFVTTRFGNVLGSNGSVIPLFEKQIKAGGPVTVTDPNIIRFFMLIPEACKLVLEAGTHGSGGEIFVFDMGKPVKIADLAKRMIKLSGAEHIEIKYTGLRAGEKLYEEVLSTTENTLPSFHEKIRIAEVREYDYNEVNKQIESLIALSHTYNDMVIVEKMKEIVPEYVSNNSKYSVLDK, from the coding sequence ATGAAAGTATTTGATAAAATCTTGAATTGGTATTTTTCGATGAACGCATTGCCTTATTGGGTAATATTACTCATAGATATTATTATCTGTTATTTTTCAGGTATTTTTGTCTTTTGGTTATATTATCATGGCGCAGTTGCTTTTAATAATATTGCCTTGTTGTCCAAAACTATCTTGATGTACATGGTGTTCAACTTGATAGGATTCAGGATTTTCCGTACATATTCTGGCATCATCCGCTATTCCTCCTTCGTTGATTTACAGCGAGTGGTATTGGCTATGTTCCTTTCCCTTGTTATAGCAGAGGTGATGCATTATTTTGTTTATAATTTGGAAATGCACTTTGTCCGTCTTCAAGGACGGCAGATTGCAGCAATGTATCTTGTTGCTACAATAGGCATGATGGCTTTCCGCATATTAACGAAGTCTGTTTATGATGTCTTATTCAATACTGATAAAGGTATCCGTACGCTTGTATATGGCGTAAAGGATGGAGGAGTAGGCTTGGCAAAGAGTATTCGAAGTACTAAGCCTTGTAAGTTTCTGCTGAAAGGTTTTATTTCCCATGAGCCTTCTATCAAGGGACGCATGCTTATGGGCGAGAATGTCTATCTTGTAGATGATAGTCTGGCTGACCGTATCAAGTCGTTGAAAATCAAAGCAGTCTTGGTATCTCCGCTACAGAATGAGCGTTTCCGTAATGATGCAAAGTTACAGGATATTCTCTTGAGTCTTGGTGTTCAGATTTTCATGAGTTCTGCAGAGAAGGAATGGAGTCAGGAAGATGACTATTCCAAGGTACAGCTCAAGGAAATCAGTATTGAAGATCTGCTACCGCGTGACCAGATTAATGTGGATATGGATTCTATTGGTAATCTGTTGCGTGGCAAGCGAATAATGATTACAGGTTCGGCTGGTAGTATTGGTTCTGAGATAGTCCGACAGGTAGCCGTTTATAATCCTGCAGAGTTGATTCTTATTGACCAGGCTGAGACTCCTCAGCATAACATTCGGTTGATGATGCAATTCGAATGGCCTGACATTAAAGCACACACTATCGTTGCAAGTATCTCCAACAAAGAGCGCATGGATAATATCTTCGAGACTTACAATCCTGATTATGTATTTCATGCAGCTGCATATAAGCACGTTCCGATGATGGAGAACAATCCATCTGAAAGCATCCAGAACAATGTCTGGGGAACAAAGGTTATTGCTGACCTCAGTGTTAAGTACGGGGTTAAGAAGTTTGTAATGGTTTCCACTGATAAAGCTGTAAACCCGACGAATGTAATGGGGTGCTCAAAGCGTATCTGTGAAATCTATTGCCAGAGTCTGAACAAGAAGATTAATGAACAAGCTGATGGTAAGCCTGTCACACAATTTGTTACCACTCGTTTTGGTAATGTATTGGGTTCAAATGGTTCTGTCATACCGTTGTTTGAAAAGCAGATAAAGGCTGGTGGACCAGTAACTGTAACCGACCCGAATATCATCCGCTTCTTTATGTTGATACCTGAGGCATGTAAACTCGTGCTTGAAGCAGGTACACATGGAAGTGGAGGTGAGATTTTCGTGTTCGATATGGGTAAACCTGTGAAGATTGCTGATCTTGCCAAGCGTATGATAAAACTCTCAGGTGCAGAGCATATTGAGATAAAGTACACAGGCTTGCGTGCTGGAGAGAAACTTTATGAAGAGGTTTTGAGTACGACTGAGAATACCCTTCCAAGTTTCCACGAGAAGATTCGTATTGCTGAGGTGCGTGAGTATGATTATAATGAAGTAAACAAGCAGATAGAATCGCTTATAGCTTTGAGTCATACTTACAACGATATGGTCATAGTTGAAAAGATGAAGGAAATCGTACCAGAATATGTAAGTAACAACAGTAAATACTCTGTCCTCGACAAATAA
- a CDS encoding toxin-antitoxin system YwqK family antitoxin, which translates to MKRLYFIILACAFFCLASAQHVVRSYIPHGAIFYNSRWQGVSSADKASYYRVLAVDDGGHKIFYDYFITGQLQAEKHYTSINKHDDRHTVLNGVCRTFHKSGRVESVLQYKNGKADGRALSFFPSGNIGMKLTYRNGVLDGPCYTYNENGRLEYTTIWRNGSKVNEIKGGKDHYIDKITNEDDFCERFRRDEALIMAQSKSISKAREDAGLRNKEEAKDVRKTGDYIADSKGIQAESGGQSKVKGDRPARTAVRTKRGKQMTEEEKLIANVKYPDGPKGNAASVKGEKYSNAAMSPQGSFSFPYLYSLLSKDDERTQSIGALAGLSRNFKLSASQIIDGYGIQKEIIFHYNMVYDAQSGKDKITGKNPRQIAYFGTVTGNNLSLERIKMFTWSKDEMYHIAQEAISAGYQVLGNIDYLSTDGNFILEPKTIQIGYDEREVIITFTHQPNLYGGIYHIQMDVR; encoded by the coding sequence ATGAAACGTCTGTACTTTATTATACTTGCATGTGCTTTTTTTTGTCTGGCTTCGGCTCAACATGTAGTGCGCAGCTATATTCCTCATGGAGCAATCTTTTATAATAGCCGGTGGCAGGGGGTCAGCAGTGCAGACAAGGCTTCCTATTATCGTGTCCTGGCTGTTGATGACGGCGGGCACAAGATTTTTTACGACTATTTCATTACAGGACAGCTGCAAGCTGAGAAGCATTATACAAGTATCAACAAGCATGATGACCGTCATACTGTGTTAAATGGTGTATGTAGGACTTTTCATAAGTCGGGCAGGGTGGAGTCTGTTTTGCAATATAAGAACGGTAAGGCAGATGGGCGTGCCTTGTCTTTCTTCCCAAGTGGTAATATCGGTATGAAGTTGACTTATCGCAATGGCGTTCTCGACGGTCCATGTTATACTTATAATGAGAACGGTCGTCTGGAATATACAACTATTTGGCGTAATGGTTCCAAAGTCAATGAGATAAAAGGAGGGAAAGACCATTATATAGACAAGATAACCAACGAAGATGATTTCTGTGAACGCTTCCGTCGTGACGAGGCATTGATTATGGCACAGTCAAAGAGTATCTCTAAAGCCAGAGAAGATGCTGGGTTAAGAAACAAAGAGGAAGCTAAGGATGTCAGGAAGACAGGGGATTATATTGCAGATTCTAAGGGAATACAGGCAGAATCTGGTGGTCAGTCAAAGGTGAAAGGGGACAGACCTGCAAGGACAGCTGTAAGAACGAAACGTGGAAAGCAGATGACAGAAGAGGAGAAACTGATTGCTAATGTGAAGTATCCAGATGGTCCGAAAGGTAATGCGGCATCTGTAAAAGGCGAGAAGTATTCCAATGCAGCTATGTCACCTCAGGGCTCTTTCTCTTTTCCATATCTATACAGTTTGTTGAGTAAAGATGATGAACGTACACAAAGCATAGGTGCATTAGCCGGCTTGAGTAGAAACTTCAAGCTAAGTGCGTCACAAATAATTGATGGGTATGGTATCCAGAAGGAAATAATCTTCCATTATAATATGGTTTATGATGCGCAGAGTGGTAAGGACAAGATAACTGGTAAGAATCCAAGGCAGATAGCTTACTTCGGCACTGTTACTGGTAACAACCTCTCTCTGGAACGTATCAAGATGTTTACTTGGTCGAAAGATGAGATGTATCATATTGCACAAGAGGCGATCAGTGCAGGTTACCAGGTTCTTGGTAATATAGACTATCTGTCGACAGACGGAAATTTCATTCTTGAGCCAAAGACAATACAAATAGGATATGATGAGCGTGAAGTGATAATTACCTTCACTCATCAGCCCAATCTTTATGGGGGAATTTACCATATTCAAATGGATGTAAGATGA
- a CDS encoding phosphate acyltransferase, translated as MPEERKTIKDFKQLISLLKERNICKRTVVVWPEDSHTQESVSQAAHEGFIEPILVCSEDTEKGYVRQHGFQAIIAHEPAEAARKAVELVREQKADIVMKGFLNTDVLLRAILDKEIGILPKDTVLTHITAAKLPEYHKLLFFTDAAVIPTPTDKQRREQVRYIVDFCHAFQIECPKVALIHCSEKVDERHFPYTASYAMLKEEGETGAFGPCRIDGPLDLKTSCSAEAMKIKQIDSPIEGEADALVFPDIEAGNLFYKTITLFCHAETAAVLQGTIAPVVLPSRGDTIESKFYSLALASLISR; from the coding sequence ATGCCAGAAGAAAGAAAGACAATCAAAGATTTTAAACAGCTAATCAGTCTTCTCAAAGAGAGGAACATCTGCAAGCGTACTGTAGTAGTATGGCCGGAGGATAGCCACACACAGGAATCTGTCAGCCAAGCAGCGCACGAAGGCTTCATTGAGCCGATATTAGTATGTTCTGAAGACACAGAAAAAGGTTACGTCAGGCAACATGGCTTCCAAGCTATAATTGCCCATGAACCTGCCGAAGCTGCACGGAAAGCTGTTGAACTGGTAAGAGAGCAGAAAGCTGATATTGTCATGAAAGGTTTTCTCAACACCGATGTCCTCCTACGGGCCATACTTGACAAAGAAATCGGAATCCTACCGAAAGACACAGTGTTAACCCATATAACTGCAGCAAAACTACCCGAATACCACAAACTACTTTTCTTTACTGATGCCGCTGTCATTCCCACTCCTACTGACAAGCAACGCAGAGAGCAGGTGAGATACATTGTAGACTTCTGCCACGCATTCCAGATTGAATGCCCCAAGGTTGCCCTTATACACTGTTCCGAGAAAGTTGACGAACGACACTTCCCATATACAGCTTCTTATGCTATGCTGAAAGAAGAAGGAGAGACTGGTGCTTTCGGACCATGCAGAATAGATGGTCCTTTAGACTTAAAGACTTCCTGCTCGGCTGAAGCCATGAAAATCAAACAGATAGACTCGCCTATAGAGGGAGAGGCTGATGCATTGGTGTTCCCTGATATTGAAGCTGGTAACCTCTTCTATAAAACGATTACCCTCTTCTGTCATGCAGAAACGGCAGCCGTTCTCCAAGGGACAATAGCTCCGGTCGTACTCCCCAGCCGTGGCGACACAATTGAATCCAAATTTTATAGTCTTGCCCTTGCGAGTCTAATCTCCAGGTAG
- the buk gene encoding butyrate kinase, producing MAYKILAINPGSTSTKISLANDDQPVFVADIAHSREELSTFKRISDQYHFRKQVVIEELKKRNVPLDFDAVIGRGGLAKPVSSGVFTITEKMITDQQQAIHQHACDLGCMIADEIARDIPGCKSFIADPGVVDELEPEARISGSPLMPRMCIWHALNQKAIGRRFAKDMGTKYENLNLIICHLGGGVSIAAHSHGKAIDANNALDGEGPFSPERAGSLPAADLIHLCFSGKYTENQLLKKVSGQAGLIAHLGTNDLKEIMNWIKAGDKHAELVVSAMIWHIAKNIAAEGAVLYGNVDAILLTGGMAKSDYIIERLKRRIEYLAPVHAYPGQDEMQALTENALAVLRGERVAQDY from the coding sequence ATGGCATACAAGATTTTAGCTATCAACCCGGGGTCGACATCAACCAAGATATCACTTGCAAACGATGACCAGCCGGTATTTGTTGCCGACATTGCTCATTCCAGAGAAGAACTGAGCACGTTCAAACGAATATCCGACCAGTATCACTTCCGCAAACAGGTTGTCATCGAAGAACTGAAGAAGCGGAATGTCCCCTTGGATTTTGATGCTGTCATTGGACGTGGCGGGCTTGCCAAACCAGTATCAAGCGGCGTGTTCACCATCACGGAGAAGATGATTACAGATCAGCAACAAGCCATTCACCAGCATGCCTGTGATCTCGGCTGTATGATTGCTGATGAGATTGCACGGGATATTCCGGGCTGTAAAAGTTTTATAGCAGATCCGGGCGTTGTGGACGAACTGGAACCCGAAGCACGTATATCAGGGTCTCCGTTAATGCCCCGCATGTGCATCTGGCATGCTCTGAACCAGAAAGCAATCGGAAGACGCTTTGCCAAAGACATGGGGACAAAGTATGAGAATCTGAACCTTATAATATGTCATCTGGGCGGAGGTGTGTCTATTGCGGCACACAGCCATGGAAAGGCTATTGATGCAAACAATGCACTGGATGGCGAAGGACCTTTCTCCCCGGAGCGTGCAGGCTCGTTGCCAGCTGCTGACTTGATTCATCTTTGCTTCAGTGGAAAATACACCGAAAACCAACTGCTGAAAAAAGTGAGCGGACAGGCGGGTCTTATTGCCCACCTTGGAACAAACGACCTCAAGGAAATAATGAACTGGATAAAGGCTGGTGATAAGCATGCAGAACTTGTGGTATCAGCCATGATATGGCACATCGCAAAGAACATTGCAGCTGAAGGTGCCGTGTTATATGGGAACGTTGATGCTATCCTCCTTACAGGCGGTATGGCAAAGAGTGACTATATCATCGAACGGCTCAAGCGACGTATCGAATACCTTGCACCAGTCCATGCCTATCCCGGACAAGATGAAATGCAGGCACTGACCGAGAACGCACTGGCTGTCCTGCGAGGTGAACGTGTGGCACAAGACTATTGA
- the sucC gene encoding ADP-forming succinate--CoA ligase subunit beta — translation MKVHEYQAKKFFASYGLPVDRNIICRTPDEAVAAYKQLGVEKAVVKAQVHTGGRGKAGGVKLGSSEAEIRQHAEAILGMDIKGFIVDRVLVSEAVDIASEYYMSILVDRKSKCPMLMLSRAGGMDIEQVAKETPEKIEKIIIDPVTGMSDYLAREAAFKLFDNMAQVKQAVPIFKNIYKLFTEKDASLAEINPLVMLKDGSLKAIDAKMTFDDNALFRHPDVAELFEPTEEERKEREAKDKGFSYVNLGGSIGCMVNGAGLAMATMDMIKLYGGEPANFLDIGGSSNPEKIVEAMKLLLSDKHVKVVLINIFGGITRCDDVANGLLEAFKVIETDIPIVIRLTGTNEAEGRAILEGTHFTVGTSMADAGHKAVELSKKL, via the coding sequence ATGAAGGTACATGAATACCAGGCAAAGAAATTCTTTGCAAGTTATGGGCTTCCTGTGGACCGCAACATTATTTGCCGGACTCCCGATGAAGCTGTTGCAGCCTACAAGCAATTAGGTGTTGAGAAAGCCGTGGTGAAAGCACAGGTTCACACTGGTGGACGTGGTAAGGCAGGTGGCGTAAAGCTCGGAAGCAGCGAAGCCGAGATACGTCAGCATGCTGAGGCTATTCTGGGCATGGATATCAAGGGATTCATCGTTGACAGAGTGCTTGTCAGCGAGGCTGTTGACATTGCTTCAGAGTACTACATGAGTATCCTCGTTGACAGAAAGTCAAAGTGCCCGATGTTGATGCTGAGCCGTGCAGGTGGTATGGATATCGAGCAGGTGGCAAAGGAAACACCGGAGAAGATTGAGAAGATTATCATCGACCCTGTTACTGGCATGAGCGACTACCTAGCACGTGAGGCTGCATTCAAGCTGTTCGACAATATGGCGCAGGTTAAACAGGCTGTACCTATCTTCAAGAATATCTATAAACTATTTACCGAGAAAGATGCCTCTTTGGCGGAAATCAACCCATTGGTAATGTTGAAAGACGGGTCGCTGAAAGCAATTGATGCCAAGATGACCTTTGATGACAATGCTCTTTTCCGTCATCCAGACGTTGCCGAACTCTTTGAGCCGACAGAGGAAGAGCGCAAGGAACGTGAAGCAAAAGACAAGGGGTTCAGTTACGTAAACCTTGGTGGAAGTATTGGCTGTATGGTGAATGGTGCCGGACTTGCAATGGCTACCATGGATATGATAAAACTATATGGCGGCGAGCCAGCCAACTTCCTTGATATTGGTGGTAGCTCTAATCCGGAGAAAATAGTTGAAGCTATGAAACTCCTCTTGAGTGACAAGCATGTAAAGGTGGTATTAATCAATATTTTTGGTGGTATTACCCGCTGCGATGATGTCGCCAACGGACTTTTGGAAGCATTCAAGGTTATCGAGACTGACATCCCTATTGTAATCCGTCTGACAGGAACTAACGAAGCTGAAGGAAGAGCTATCCTCGAAGGTACCCACTTCACCGTCGGAACAAGTATGGCAGATGCTGGACATAAGGCCGTAGAACTGAGCAAAAAACTTTAA